A single genomic interval of Hydractinia symbiolongicarpus strain clone_291-10 chromosome 8, HSymV2.1, whole genome shotgun sequence harbors:
- the LOC130653948 gene encoding LOW QUALITY PROTEIN: microtubule-actin cross-linking factor 1, isoforms 6/7-like (The sequence of the model RefSeq protein was modified relative to this genomic sequence to represent the inferred CDS: inserted 1 base in 1 codon), whose protein sequence is MLDRPLKIRIFLQLICVGIVSAIFFCSEIVQHEITKLNQKGETLAEKVNEDDSQNVRDKVDEIEKRWEDLLDKSYDEQQKLEDALIERGQFGVAIDELLVWVDETKTNLTSEEEVPKDKKLIEVELSKLKIIANDVKSHKPSVTSCQEAAQKLVDEDKAQPELKSKLEDLTKGWDEIQELLKEKEDGLQNAFDESRKFQGQVRELNIWLSEAKTFLKSKAPIGAKSETVEKQLDKHREFVKVIEVREEVYIYIIETFEILIKSSDISGARVLEKAQEESKTSWSVVSKLSQEKSDKLEDALENSRLLESLISELEVWVVRVEGNITLFSDVSTIYETIVVEMKDFDEIYQEVSDKREDFRTVRKTADKVIENCTAEEAKEVNHEIDDLTEKWKGVNGKLKTRKKILDDNYNESKIFFEGHEQLMTFLDDVENKINSDLSVGKDAPSVKAQMRKHKEYQNELGKKQSKFNATVKAGKTLVDKSQPHEVTIIEEKITVLSSRWDVVCHVSVDRQHQLEEALLFHGMFHDAVQALVDWIDTVEPSLLSETAVMGDVNTVKLLIDNHKAFQRDLAKREKNYESIVKTGEAMLEEGKVDDVEALKEELDNLKNRWENVGQASVTKQERLQNAFTLAKEFQTGAKSCLDNINSLEDELKGQGPIAEDAPGIKKQQEEFIVFMETLEEEEVRVNTLLKKGEVILRFCHPSALTTIRHHIAVVKKRWNDISGWAKQRKTRLDEALEQLLEEEKLSALLLEWLTEQEDILDQREKIPLPDDYNVLTELLEEHKLTQDGAEQKQPDYNKITKNARRKPLTDRQRRAMSAASRGRQDPNASKRDFFNPMVSQLSXRLQRYWLVLMDRNRRLQEKLDQIRIRKAAAEFSWDEWKDRFNGWLRESKSRVLDMWRKNDNDKDNKLTRDQFVHAIDDTSFPAERWEIELVFDQHKRHILITYQDFMDALKGRKRKPDKPLTEAEQIHDIIGAEVSKCCCAEMYKMEKVGEGKYKFGDMQKLRLVRILRSVVMVRVGGGWETLAEFLDKNDPCRAEGRTNYELREKFIMPEHASQGMQAFKSNFGKKEPSMTRDRPSVSREGSSSGIPRRITREKSGGDIKGGRLSVPGMTRKKSDLDREGRNIPTYKSKDYSGVRGSGYGTSPKKKSPSADSPMTRTPSQPKISRERSGDVYSRLYGTPKTTAGKTTATPRTSTSTASKSATPRTSSAKTPTKSAVPRRTSSSSTDKETKKSTSTKEPAVPRVSVTGTDGSSSPPKGATTKPRTGGVFERLTTQGTATKKGVAKKGTDASTKTDGATKRRTSTKK, encoded by the exons ATGCTTGATCGAccccttaaaattagaatttttttacaactgATTTGCGTTGGCATTGTttcggcaatatttttttgtagtgaaattGTTCAGCACGAGATCACAAAATTAAACCAGAAAGGTGAAACTTTGGCTGAGAAAGTCAACGAAGACGATTCACAGAATGTTCGTGACAAGGTAGATGAAATTGAGAAACGTTGGGAAGATTTACTCGATAAGTCATATGATGAACAACAGAAACTTGAAGACGCTTTAATCGAGCGTGGTCAATTCGGTGTTGCTATTGACGAACTGTTAGTCTGGGTTGATGAGACAAAAACAAACCTGACCTCAGAAGAAGAAGTACCAAAAGACAAGAAGTTGATTGAAGTCGAACTGTCGAAACTGAAGATAATTGCAAACGATGTCAAGTCGCATAAACCCAGTGTGACCAGTTGTCAAGAAGCCGCACAAAAGTTGGTAGACGAAGACAAGGCTCAACCTGAACTAAAATCCAAACTTGAAGACCTGACTAAAGGTTGGGATGAAATCCAAgaattgttaaaagaaaaagaagatggCCTTCAAAATGCTTTTGATGAATCGAGAAAGTTCCAAGGACAAGTTCGTGAGTTAAACATCTGGTTAAGTGAAGCTAAAACCTTCTTGAAATCAAAAGCTCCGATCGGCGCGAAATCCGAAACCGTGGAAAAACAACTGGATAAACATAGGGAGTTTGTAAAAGTTATTGAGGTACGAGAAGAGGTGTACATATATATCATCGAGACATTTGAAATCCTTATTAAATCTAGCGACATCAGTGGCGCACGAGTTCTGGAGAAAGCCCAAGAGGAGAGTAAAACATCATGGTCTGTTGTCTCAAAATTGTCTCAAGAGAAGTCGGACAAACTTGAAGACGCACTTGAAAATTCTCGTCTTTTGGAAAGTTTGATTTCAGAACTGGAGGTATGGGTTGTGAGGGTGGAAGGAAATATAACCTTGTTTTCTGATGTCAGCACCATCTATGAAAccatcgttgtggaaatgaaaGATTTTGACGAGATTTACCAGGAAGTTTCAGACAAACGAGAAGATTTCCGTACCGTCAGAAAAACAGCTGATAAGGTGATTGAGAATTGTACAGCAGAAGAAGCGAAGGAGGTCAACCACGAGATCGATGACCTCACTGAGAAATGGAAGGGGGTCAACGGTAAACTCAAGACGCGCAAGAAGATTTTGGACGATAACTACAACGAATCTAAAATATTCTTTGAAGGTCACGAACAATTAATGACGTTCCTTGATGACGTTGAGAATAAGATCAATAGCGATTTATCAGTCGGAAAAGATGCTCCATCCGTAAAAGCTCAGATGAGAAAACACAAGGAATATCAAAACGAGCTTGGAAAGAAACAATCCAAATTTAACGCAACTGTTAAAGCCGGCAAAACTCTTGTTGATAAGAGTCAACCGCATGAAGTGACCATCATTGAAGAAAAAATCACTGTTTTATCTTCTCGCTGGGACGTTGTGTGTCATGTTTCTGTCGATAGGCAACATCAACTTGAAGAAGCATTGCTCTTCCATGGAATGTTTCACGACGCTGTGCAAGCCCTTGTGGATTGGATCGACACAGTCGAGCCAAGTTTGCTTAGCGAGACAGCTGTTATGGGAGATGTTAACACCGTAAAGTTGTTAATCGATAACCACAAAGCTTTCCAACGTGATCTTGCAAAACGAGAGAAGAACTATGAGTCTATTGTAAAGACTGGAGAAGCGATGTTGGAGGAAGGAAAAGTCGATGATGTTGAAGCTTTAAAGGAGGAACTAGACAATCTAAAGAACCGATGGGAAAATGTAGGACAAGCTTCTGTAACTAAACAGGAGCGCTTGCAAAACGCTTTCACTCTTGCGAAGGAATTCCAAACTGGTGCAAAATCATGCTTAGATAACATAAATTCTTTGGAAGATGAACTAAAGGGACAAGGTCCTATTGCAGAAGATGCTCCTGGCATTAAGAAGCAGCAAGaagaatttattgtttttatggaAACattggaagaagaagaagtgcGTGTTAATACTTTGTTAAAGAAAGGAGAAGTTATTCTCAGGTTCTGTCACCCGTCAGCATTAACCACAATTCGACATCACATAGCAGTTGTTAAAAAGCGATGGAATGACATATCTGGTTGGGCGAAACAACGCAAAACTAGACTCGATGAAGCTCTTGAGCAACTACTGGAAGAGGAGAAGTTGTCGGCGTTGCTTTTAGAATGGCTTACTGAACAGGAGGATATTTTAGATCAGCGGGAAAAAATTCCACTTCCTGATGATTATAATGTACTCACAGAACTGCTTGAAGAACATAAGTTAACTCAAGATGGTGCTGAGCAGAAACAACCAGACTACAACAAGATCACTAAAAACGCCAGAAGAAAACCGTTAACTGACCGTCAACGTCGAGCAATGTCAGCTGCTTCTCGTGGACGACAAGATCCAAATGCTTCAAAGAGAGATTTTTTCAACCCAATGGTTTCACAGCTGT AAAGGTTGCAACGCTATTGGTTAGTGCTTATGGACCGCAACAGACGTCTTCAAGAAAAACTAGACCAAATCCGCATTCGCAAAGCCGCTGCGGAGTTTAGCTGGGATGAATGGAAAGACCGCTTTAATGGCTGGTTGCGTGAATCTAAATCAAGAGTTCTTGACATGTGGCGAAAGAATGACAACGATAAGGATAACAAACTTACTCGCGATCAGTTTGTGCATGCAATAGACGATACTTCTTTCCCTGCGGAACGATGGGAGATTGAACTTGTGTTCGATCAACACAAACGTCATATTCTCATTACGTATCAAGACTTCATGGATGCTCTGAAAGGACGAAAACGCAAGCCTGATAAACCGCTGACTGAAGCTGAACAAATTCACGACATCATTGGCGCAGAAGTCTCCAAATGTTGTTGCGCGGAGATGTACAAGATGGAAAAGGTTGGAGAAGGAAAATACAAGTTTGGAGACATGCAGAAATTACGTTTGGTACGTATATTGCGAAGTGTGGTGATGGTTCGTGTTGGCGGTGGATGGGAAACCCTAGCTGAATTCTTAGATAAAAATGATCCCTGCAGAG CTGAAGGACGAACAAACTACGAGCTTCGAGAGAAATTTATCATGCCTGAGCACGCCAGTCAGGGTATGCAAGCCTTCAAATCAAATTTCGGAAAGAAAGAACCTTCCATGACACGAGATCGTCCTTCCGTATCAAGAGAGGGCTCAAGCTCAGGTATTCCTAGAAGAATTACCCGAGAGAAATCTGGTGGTGATATAAAAGGTGGTCGTCTTTCTGTACCAGGCATGACGAGAAAGAAATCTGATTTAGATAGGGAAGGCAGGAATATACCAACTTACAAATCTAAGGATTACTCTGGTGTGAGAGGTAGTGGATATGGCACGTCTCCAAAGAAAAAGAGTCCAAGTGCAGATTCGCCTATGACTAGAACACCTTCACAACCTAAAATCAGTCGTGAACGATCTGGTGACGTCTACTCTAGGTTGTATGGAACACCCAAAACAACAGCAGGAAAAACTACAGCCACGCCTCGAACCTCTACCAGTACCGCATCAAAAAGCGCTACCCCAAGAACTTCTAGTGCAAAAACGCCTACAAAATCCGCTGTCCCAAGAAGAACGTCATCTTCTAGTACTGACAAAGAAACCAAGAAAAGCACTTCCACCAAGGAACCAGCTGTACCACGTGTCTCCGTGACAGGAACAGATGGTTCTTCTAGTCCACCAAAAGGTGCAACCACCAAACCCCGTACAGGAGGTGTTTTCGAACGGTTAACCACTCAAGGTACAGCCACCAAGAAAGGAGTAGCGAAGAAAGGAACTGACGCTTCCACAAAAACAGACGGAGCAACGAAGAGAAGGACGTCGACCAAAAAATAG
- the LOC130653845 gene encoding probable ATP-dependent RNA helicase DDX43 produces the protein MPYIRLIKIFIPFYLHRGRGANLDWRANNSNSTYSPESQSFNSSLRSRRENGFDRQTETKQGFNSSNSRRNDVLRIEVLNDNVGKMIGRGGCKIKEIQATSGARVRVLQDEASLSVTPVEITGTTEQKTKAKQLIEDCTISAGDIQSWADRENRNFEQKSLSTPKIDWAMLKKKAETFEKMKWADCPDVKKNFYTEKKKIANMDPLEVAEIRKNKNSITVQDLSKEQNQKIPNPVLSFEDAFDPFPEILETIRANKFTEPSPIQCQAWPVLLSGSDCIGIAQTGTGKTLAFLLPAFIHIDQQPVERNARGGPSCLVLSPTRELAQQIEMEVKKFHYRGIKSVCIYGGGDRNSQISQIKKGVEIVIGTPGRLNDLLMNNFFSVKSVTYLVFDEADRMLDMGFEPEIKKILLDIRPDRQTVMTSATWPSDVQRMADKYLRNPIRVNVGSLDLQACHSVTQLIEFINTEDKQERVLQFITSMDKDDKLLIFVGRKITADDISSNFAMREDLDIGIQCIHGDRDQSDREQALEDMKTGRARVLIATDVASRGLDIKDLTHVLNYDFPRHIEDYVHRIGRTGRAGRSGCALTFVTREDWMHVGKLIPIMEEAGQDIPDELVEMAERWQKNRDRMAEERNACGGGRGGDGRGCFKCGKEGHFSRECPEGGGFGGRGRRGGGRGRRDRGGITIPLYGAI, from the exons ATGCCTTACA TCAGgctgataaaaatatttataccctTTTATCTTCACAGAGGGAGAGGAGCAAATTTAGATTGGAGAGCAAATAACTCAAATAGCACTTACAGTCCTGAAAGTCAAAGCTTCAATAGTTCACTGAGAAGCAGAAGAGAAAACGGATTTGATCGTCAGACAGAAACTAAGCAAGGTTTTAACTCCTCAAATAGCAGAAGAAATGATGTATTACGAATTGAAGTCTTAAACGATAATGTTGGGAAAATGATAG gtaGAGGTGGTTGTAAAATAAAAGAGATTCAAGCAACAAGTGGCGCTAGAGTTCGA GTCTTACAAGATGAAGCTTCATTATCTGTCACACCTGTTGAGATTACTGGCACTACAGAGCAAAAAACTAAAGCGAAACAACTAATTGAAGACTGTACTATATCAGCCGGTGATATACAATCTTGGGCAGACagagaaaatagaaattttgaacAAAAGTCTTTGTCAACGCCGAAGATTGACTGGGCTATGTTAAAAAAGAAGGCAGaaacttttgaaaaaatgaaatgGGCTGATTGCCCAGATGTCAAGAAAAACTTTTATacagagaagaaaaaaattgctaataTGGATCCATTAGAAGTAGCAGAGATAAG gaaaaataagaacagtATAACGGTGCAAGATCTTAGTAAAGAACAGAATCAAAAGATACCTAATCCTGTGTTGTCGTTTGAAGATGCATTTGATCCTTTTC CGGAAATATTAGAGACCATTAGAGCTAATAAATTTACCGAACCGTCGCCAATTCAG TGTCAAGCTTGGCCTGTCCTTCTCTCAGGTTCAGACTGTATTGGAATCGCACAG ACTGGAACTGGAAAGACACTCGCCTTTCTTCTACCAGCATTCATACATATTGACCAACAACCAGT GGAAAGAAATGCTCGAGGTGGGCCATCCTGCTTGGTTTTATCACCCACGCGAGAGTTGGCACAACAAATCGAAATGGAGGTGAAAAAGTTTCATTATCGTGGAATTAAAAG TGTTTGTATATATGGTGGTGGTGATCGTAACTCTCAGATCAGTCAGATTAAAAAAGGAGTTGAGATTGTCATCG gtACTCCTGGTAGACTGAATGATTTACttatgaacaattttttttctgtaaaaagtgTCACATATTTG GTTTTCGACGAGGCAGACCGTATGTTGGACATGGGGTTCGAgcctgaaataaaaaagatattacTTGACATTCGACCAGACCGTCAGACTGTCATGACAAG tgcCACTTGGCCATCTGATGTCCAAAGAATGGCGGATAAATACCTGCGAAATCCAATACGTGTAAATGTCGGTTCATTAGATTTGCAAGCTTGTCATTCCGTCACGCAACTGATCGAATTTATCAACACTGAAGATAAACAAGAACGA GTACTACAGTTTATAACATCAATGGACAAAGATGACAAACTTCTTATTTTCGTTGGCCGTAAAATCACAGCTGATGATATTTCATCAAACTTTGCCATGCGTGAAGATCTCGATATAGGTATACAATGTATCCATGGCGACAGAGACCAATCAGATCGTGAACAAGCGTTGGAGGATATGAAGACAGGTAGAGCGCGTGTGTTGATTGCAACTGATGTCGCCTCAAGAGGTCTGGATATAAAGGATTTGAC acaTGTATTAAATTATGATTTTCCTCGCCACATCGAAGATTATGTTCATCGAATCGGTCGAACTGGCCGTGCGGGCCGATCAGGCTGCGCACTGACGTTTGTCACGCGTGAAGACTGGATGCACGTGGGCAAGCTAATTCCAATCATGGAGGAAGCAGGGCAGGACATACCTGATGAATTAGTTGAGATGGCTGAACGTTGGCAGAAAAATCGAGATAGAATGGCAGAAGAGAGAAACGCATGCG gtGGTGGGCGTGGTGGTGATGGAAGAGGTTGTTTTAAATGTGGCAAAGAAGGTCATTTTTCTCGTGAATGTCCTGAAGGTGGTGGATTTGGTGGCAGAGGACGGAGAGGTGGTGGAAGAGGGAGGAGAGATCGTGGTGGGATAACCATTCCTTTGTATGGTGCAATATAA
- the LOC130653846 gene encoding microtubule-actin cross-linking factor 1, isoforms 6/7-like produces the protein MLDRPLKIRIFLQLICVGIVSAIFFCSEIVQHEITKLNQKGETLAEKVNEDDSQNVRDKVDEIEKRWEDLLDKSYDEQQKLEDALIERGQFGVAIDELLVWVDETKTNLTSEEELPKDKKLIEVELSKLKIIANDVKSHKPSVTSCQEAAQKLVDEDKAQPELKSKLEDLTKGWDEIQELLKEKEDGLQNAFDESRKFQGQVRELNIWLSEAKTFLKSKAPIGAKSETVEKQLDKHREFVKVIEVREEVYIYIIETFEILIKSSDISGARVLEKAQEEIKTSWSVVSKLSQEKSDKLEDALENSRLLESLISELEVWVVRVEGNITLFSDVSTIYETIVVEMKDFDEIYQEVSDKREDFRTVRKTADKVIENCTAEEAKEVNHEIDDLTEKWKGVNGKLKTRKKILDDNYNESKIFFEGHEQLMTFLDDVENKINSDLSVGKDAPSVKAQMRKHKEYQNELGKKQSKFNATVKAGKTLVDKSQPHEVTIIEEKITVLSSRWDVVCHVSVDRQHQLEEALLFHGMFHDAVQALVDWIDTVEPSLLSETAVMGDVNTVKLLIDYHKAFQRDLAKREKNYESIVKTGEAMLEEGKVDDVEALKEELDNLKNRWENVGQASVTKQERLQNAFTLAKEFQTGAKSCLDNINSLEDELKGQGPIAEDAPGIKKQQEEFIVFMETLEEEEVRVNTLLKKGEVILRFCHPSALTTIRHHIAVVKKRWNDISGWAKQRKTRLDEALEQLLEEEKLSALLLEWLTEQEDILDQREKIPLPDDYNVLTELLEEHKLTQDGAEQKQPDYNKITKNARRKPLTDRQRRAMSAASRGRQDPNASKRDFFNPMVSQLSKGWQRYWLVLMDRNRRLQEKLDQIRIRKAAAEFSWDEWKDRFNGWLRESKSRVLDMWRKNDNDKDNKLTRDQFVHAIDDTSFTAERWEIELVFDQHKRHILITYQDFMDALKGRKRKPDKPLTEAEQIHDIIGAEVSKCCCAEMYKMEKVGEGKYKFGDMQKLRLVRILRSVVMVRVGGGWETLAEFLDKNDPCRAEGRTNYELREKFIMPEHASQGMQAFKSNFGKKEPSMTRDRPSVSREGSSSGIPRRITREKSGGDIKGGRLSVPGMTRKKSDLDREGRNIPTYKSKDYSGVRGSGYGTSPKKKSPSADSPMTRTPSQPKISRERSGDVYSRLYGTPKTTAGKTTATPRTSTSTASKSATPRTSSAKTPTKSAVPRRTSSSSTDKETKKSTSTKEPAVPRVSVTGTDGSSSPPKGATTKPRTGGVFERLTTQGTATKKGVAKKGTDASTKTDGATKRRTSTKK, from the exons ATGCTTGATCGAccccttaaaattagaatttttttacaactgATTTGCGTTGGCATTGTttcggcaatatttttttgtagtgaaattGTTCAGCACGAGATCACAAAATTAAACCAGAAAGGTGAAACTTTGGCTGAGAAAGTCAACGAAGACGATTCACAGAATGTTCGTGACAAGGTAGATGAAATTGAGAAACGTTGGGAAGATTTACTCGATAAGTCATATGATGAACAACAGAAACTTGAAGACGCTTTAATCGAGCGTGGTCAATTCGGTGTTGCTATTGACGAACTGTTAGTCTGGGTTGATGAGACAAAAACAAACCTGACCTCAGAAGAAGAATTACCAAAAGACAAGAAGTTGATTGAAGTCGAACTGTCGAAACTGAAGATAATTGCAAACGATGTCAAGTCGCATAAACCCAGTGTGACCAGTTGTCAAGAAGCCGCACAAAAGTTGGTAGACGAAGACAAGGCTCAACCTGAACTAAAATCCAAACTTGAAGACCTGACTAAAGGTTGGGATGAAATCCAAgaattgttaaaagaaaaagaagatggCCTTCAAAATGCTTTTGATGAATCGAGAAAGTTCCAAGGACAAGTTCGTGAGTTAAACATCTGGTTAAGTGAAGCTAAAACCTTCTTGAAATCAAAAGCTCCGATCGGCGCGAAATCCGAAACCGTGGAAAAACAACTGGATAAACATAGGGAGTTTGTAAAAGTTATTGAGGTACGAGAAGAGGTGTACATATATATCATCGAGACATTTGAAATCCTTATTAAATCTAGCGACATCAGTGGCGCACGAGTTCTGGAGAAAGCCCAAGAGGAGATTAAAACATCATGGTCTGTTGTCTCAAAATTGTCTCAAGAGAAGTCGGACAAACTTGAAGACGCACTTGAAAATTCTCGTCTTTTGGAAAGTTTGATTTCAGAACTGGAGGTATGGGTTGTGAGGGTGGAAGGAAATATAACCTTGTTTTCTGATGTCAGCACCATCTATGAAAccatcgttgtggaaatgaaaGATTTTGACGAGATTTACCAGGAAGTTTCAGACAAACGAGAAGATTTCCGTACCGTCAGAAAAACAGCTGATAAGGTGATTGAGAATTGTACAGCAGAAGAAGCGAAGGAGGTCAACCACGAGATCGATGACCTCACTGAGAAATGGAAGGGGGTCAACGGTAAACTCAAGACGCGCAAGAAGATTTTGGACGATAACTACAACGAATCTAAAATATTCTTTGAAGGTCACGAACAATTAATGACGTTCCTTGATGACGTTGAGAATAAGATCAATAGCGATTTATCAGTCGGAAAAGATGCTCCATCCGTAAAAGCTCAGATGAGAAAACACAAGGAATATCAAAACGAGCTTGGAAAGAAACAATCCAAATTTAACGCAACTGTTAAAGCCGGCAAAACTCTTGTTGATAAGAGTCAACCGCATGAAGTGACCATCATTGAAGAAAAAATCACTGTTTTATCTTCTCGCTGGGACGTTGTGTGTCATGTTTCTGTCGATAGGCAACATCAACTTGAAGAAGCATTGCTCTTCCATGGAATGTTTCACGACGCTGTGCAAGCCCTTGTGGATTGGATCGACACAGTCGAGCCAAGTTTGCTTAGCGAGACAGCTGTTATGGGAGATGTTAACACCGTAAAGTTGTTAATCGATTACCACAAAGCTTTCCAACGTGATCTTGCAAAACGAGAGAAGAACTATGAGTCTATTGTAAAGACTGGAGAAGCGATGTTGGAGGAAGGAAAAGTCGATGATGTTGAAGCTTTAAAGGAGGAACTAGACAATCTAAAGAACCGATGGGAAAATGTAGGACAAGCTTCTGTAACTAAACAGGAGCGCTTGCAAAACGCTTTCACTCTTGCGAAGGAATTCCAAACTGGTGCAAAATCATGCTTAGATAACATAAATTCTTTGGAAGATGAACTAAAGGGACAAGGTCCTATTGCAGAAGATGCTCCTGGCATTAAGAAGCAGCAAGaagaatttattgtttttatggaAACattggaagaagaagaagtgcGTGTTAATACTTTGTTAAAGAAAGGAGAAGTTATTCTCAGGTTCTGTCACCCGTCAGCATTAACCACAATTCGACATCACATAGCAGTTGTTAAAAAGCGATGGAATGACATATCTGGTTGGGCGAAACAACGCAAAACTAGACTCGATGAAGCTCTTGAGCAACTACTGGAAGAGGAGAAGTTGTCGGCGTTGCTTTTAGAATGGCTTACTGAACAGGAGGATATTTTAGATCAGCGGGAAAAAATTCCACTTCCTGATGATTATAATGTACTCACAGAACTGCTTGAAGAACATAAGTTAACTCAAGATGGTGCTGAGCAGAAACAACCAGACTACAACAAGATCACTAAAAACGCCAGAAGAAAACCGTTAACTGACCGTCAACGTCGAGCAATGTCAGCTGCTTCTCGTGGACGACAAGATCCAAATGCTTCAAAGAGAGATTTTTTCAACCCAATGGTTTCACAGCTGTCGAAAGGTTGGCAACGCTATTGGTTAGTGCTTATGGACCGCAACAGACGTCTTCAAGAAAAACTAGACCAAATCCGCATTCGCAAAGCCGCTGCGGAGTTTAGCTGGGATGAATGGAAAGACCGCTTTAATGGCTGGTTGCGTGAATCTAAATCAAGAGTTCTTGACATGTGGCGAAAGAATGACAACGATAAGGATAACAAACTTACTCGCGATCAGTTTGTGCATGCAATAGACGATACTTCTTTCACTGCGGAACGATGGGAGATTGAACTTGTGTTCGATCAACACAAACGTCATATTCTCATTACGTATCAAGACTTCATGGATGCTCTGAAAGGACGAAAACGCAAGCCTGATAAACCGCTGACTGAAGCTGAACAAATTCACGACATCATTGGCGCAGAAGTCTCCAAATGTTGTTGCGCGGAGATGTACAAGATGGAAAAGGTTGGAGAAGGAAAATACAAGTTTGGAGACATGCAGAAATTACGTTTGGTACGTATATTGCGAAGTGTGGTGATGGTTCGTGTTGGCGGTGGATGGGAAACCCTAGCTGAATTCTTAGATAAAAATGATCCCTGCAGAG CTGAAGGACGAACAAACTACGAGCTTCGAGAGAAATTTATCATGCCTGAGCACGCCAGTCAGGGTATGCAAGCCTTCAAATCAAATTTCGGAAAGAAAGAACCTTCCATGACACGAGATCGTCCTTCCGTATCAAGAGAGGGCTCAAGCTCAGGTATTCCTAGAAGAATTACCCGAGAGAAATCTGGTGGTGATATAAAAGGTGGTCGTCTTTCTGTACCAGGCATGACGAGAAAGAAATCTGATTTAGATAGGGAAGGCAGGAATATACCAACTTACAAATCTAAGGATTACTCTGGTGTGAGAGGTAGTGGATATGGCACGTCTCCAAAGAAAAAGAGTCCAAGTGCAGATTCGCCTATGACTAGAACACCTTCACAACCTAAAATCAGTCGTGAACGATCTGGTGACGTCTACTCTAGGTTGTATGGAACACCCAAAACAACAGCAGGAAAAACTACAGCCACGCCTCGAACCTCTACCAGTACCGCATCAAAAAGCGCTACCCCAAGAACTTCTAGTGCAAAAACGCCTACAAAATCCGCTGTCCCAAGAAGAACGTCATCTTCTAGTACTGACAAAGAAACCAAGAAAAGCACTTCCACCAAGGAACCAGCTGTACCACGTGTCTCCGTGACAGGAACAGATGGTTCTTCTAGTCCACCAAAAGGTGCAACCACCAAACCCCGTACAGGAGGTGTTTTCGAACGGTTAACCACTCAAGGTACAGCCACCAAGAAAGGAGTAGCGAAGAAAGGAACTGACGCTTCCACAAAAACAGACGGAGCAACGAAGAGAAGGACGTCGACCAAAAAATAG